A genome region from Babesia bigemina genome assembly Bbig001, chromosome : I includes the following:
- a CDS encoding DEAD/DEAH box helicase protein family, putative has translation MRLTQGHSRYNLALCRRLSQFYGEINDEQPSQVQPNDKSREAAAIRRSAAVAPNRDDAVSLGDPSLFSGSYSDLSSTLSDRVIRSLSSCGFVQMTVIQSRSIPRILDGCDVLIRSATGSGKTLTFLVPALQRLVCPRNGAKITRQDGTCVMMICPTRELSVQTKDTFSKLARPFPWIVVAALKGGDSRKSEKAQIRKGITVVIGTPGRVLDHCESTASFKVSNMDMFVLDEADRLLDMGFEVKIRGIYKFLMSSRDVESAGKLQTVMTSATLTDAVHKLADFCLRTNRETIGVDDDFLAMPSTLTHEYVVVECKDKLICLISLLLKYVSNGEKVLIFVANCQTVVYFHRLLQSLTWPTVAGAKKGKRDLPSKVAKKLDSYSNTIDEYELMTGEDARQFKGPIEGRPKGLPVFGQVPIHMLHGSMEANDRAGYMSDFMSQERTIMVSTDVASRGLNLSKVDRVIQYDPPQQLEEYIHRSGRTARLGGKGNAILLLMPHEVHFIQALRQRGIHVKQVMEGLVWSYIEQTFVPKHLRSFKGYNISFLRNCFSDLVSDDPELLSHAQNAFRAAVQSYKSYARELRRTFDFKKLHLGHYAAAYCLKQRPGDLLPDRRQSAAPGTAAAGHSAAKGKGANARAGGKTHTPKPAPTRVNKGMGRVSQTTRTIKKVSKPSKPPARTAKTAPLSSAASQAALKAIEYLKSRNEVLTR, from the exons ATGCGTTTGACACAGGGTCATTCGCGCTACAACTTGGCGCTGTGCCGCCGTTTATCGCAATTCTACGGGGAAATCAACGATGAGCAACCGTCGCAGGTCCAGCCAAACGATAAAAGCCGCGAAGCTGCTGCGATTCGGCGttctgcggcggtggcgccgAACAGGGACGATGCAGTGAGCCTCGGCGACCCCTCGCTCTTCTCGGGTTCTTACAGCGACCTCAGCAGCACCCTCAGTGACCGCGTTATCCGGTCACTGTCGAGCTGCGGGTTCGTGCAGATGACCGTCATCCAGTCGCGAAGCATCCCAAGGATTCTGGACGGCTGTGACGTTCTGATCCGCAGCGCCACTGGATCCGGCAAGACCTTGACCTTCCTGGTACCGGCTCTACAGCGGCTTGTGTGCCCGAGAAATGGAGCTAAGATCACTCGCCAGGATGGAACATGC GTTATGATGATATGTCCGACCCGCGAGCTGTCGGTACAAACCAAGGACACGTTCAGCAAATTGGCGCGACCGTTCCCATGGATAGTCGTCGCAGCGTTGAAGG GGGGAGACAGCCGCAAATCCGAGAAGGCGCAGATACGCAAGGGGATAACGGTGGTCATTGGCACGCCGGGGCGTGTCCTTGACCATTGCGAGAGCACGGCCTCCTTTAAAGTGTCAAACATGGACATGTTTGTGCTGGACGAGGCCGACCGTCTGCTTGACATGGGATTCGAAGTCAAGATCCGCGGCATATACAAGTTCCTCATGAGCTCcagggatgtggagtcggCGGGGAAGCTGCAGACGGTCATGACGTCGGCTACTCTGACGGATGCGGTGCACAAACTGGCCGACTTCTGCCTGCGCACAAACCGTGAGACCATCGGTGTCGACGACGACTTCCTTGCGATGCCGTCAACCCTGACGCACGAATACGTGGTGGTTGAGTGCAAGGACAAGCTCATATGCTTGATTTCGCTGCTGCTAAAATACGTCTCAAATGGCGAGAAGGTACTGATTTTCGTGGCCAACTGTCAGACGGTGGTCTATTTCCACCGGCTGCTGCAGTCGCTGACGTGGCCGACCGTCGCCGGCGCCAAGAAGGGGAAACGCGACCTCCCGTCCAAGGTTGCCAAGAAGCTGGACAGCTACTCGAACACCATTGATGAGTACGAGCTTATGACCGGCGAGGATGCTAGGCAGTTCAAGGGCCCAATTGAGGGGCGACCTAAGGGGCTGCCCGTGTTCGGCCAAGTGCCCATTCATATGCTCCATGGCAGCATGGAAGCCAACGATCG CGCCGGGTACATGAGCGATTTCATGAGCCAGGAGAGGACAATTATGGTCTCGACCGACGTGGCTTCCAGGGGCCTTAACCTGTCCAAGGTCGACCGCGTCATCCAGTACGACCCCCCGCAGCAACTGGAGGAGTACATTCACCGTTCAGGTCGCACAGCGCGCTTGGGTGGCAAAGGAAACGCCATATTGCTGCTCATGCCGCACGAGGTGCACTTCATACAGGCGCTACGCCAGCGGGGCATACACGTCAAGCAGGTGATGGAGGGGCTCGTGTGGTCCTACATCGAGCAGACCTTCGTGCCCAAGCATCTGCGTAGTTTCAAGGGGTACAACATATCCTTCCTGCGCAACTGCTTCTCCGATCTCGTTTCGGAcgacccggagctgctgtcgCACGCTCAGAACGCGTTCCGCGCCGCGGTGCAGTCGTACAAAAGTTACGCGCGCGAACTGAGGCGCACTTTCGATTTTAAGAAGCTCCACCTTGGCCACTACGCGGCGGCGTACTGTCTGAAGCAGCGCCCTGGCGACCTTTTGCCAGATCGCCGCCAAAGCGCTGCTCCCGGCACAGCTGCCGCAGGTCACTCAGCCGCTAAGGGCAAGGGCGCAAATGCACGAGCTGGAGGGAAAACGCATACACCAAAACCGGCTCCAACTCGTGTCAACAAGGGAATGGGTCGCGTTTCCCAAACCACGCGTACCATTAAAAAGGTCTCCAAACCGTCAAAGCCGCCGGCAAGGACAGCCAAAACGGCACCGCTATCAAGCGCGGCATCCCAGGCTGCGCTCAAGGCGATCGAGTACCTGAAGTCGCGCAACGAAGTGCTTACGCGCTAA